acgttacgtgccactgtcgtcattgcctccctttgccgttccagtcgcgtatggttcgcgggaacaacgactgtctgaaagcctccgtgcgcgctcgaatctctctacttttactacattcgggatctcctcgggaggtatatacgtacggggaagcaatatattcgatacctcatccggaaacgcaccctctcgaaaacctggcgagcaagctacaccgcgatgcagagagcgcctcccttgcagagtctgccacttaactatcacggttaccacataaccctgtgacgaaacgttggacctttctctatctcctccgtcaacccgacctgctacgcatcccacactggtgggcaacactcacgtatgggtcggtcgaacgcgtgtttttgtaagccacctcctttgttgatggactacatttttgctaagcattctcccagtgcatctcaacctggtacccgccttaccaacaattacttttatctgatcatcattccacttccaaatcattccgcacgcatactcccagatacatattttacagacgtcacagctaccagtgtttgtcccgctatcatataatcaatcatacaataaacgatccttctttctgtatattcgcaatacatcacatttgtctatgttaaggggacagttgccactccctgcaccgggtgcctatccgctgccgatcgtcctgcaacctctctgtatactacatacagcacatcatccgcgaaacgacgcatggaacgtccggcactatctactagctcatttatatgatatgaattgtgaaaagcaatggtcccataacactcccccgtggcacgccaggggttactttaacgtctgtagacgtctgtctctccattgataacaacatgctgtgttccgtctgctaacatctcgtcaatccagccacacagttggtctgatattctgtagactcttacgtcgtttatcaggcgacggtgcggagctgtatcgaacgccttccggacgtcaacgacaatggcatccacctgggagcctgtatctcatattttctgggtctcatgcgcaaataaagcgagctgggggtctcacacacgatcgctgtttccggaatccaacatggattcctacatagtagactctggagtttccacaaacgacatgatactcgagcaaacaacatgttctacaacacatcgacgtcagagatatgggtctatggtttttgcgcatctgctcgacgactgggactacctgtgctcttttccaatcatttggaaccctcccttcctctccagagacttgcggtacacggctgttagaaggggggcaggttgtttcgcgtaccctgtgtaggaatcgcgaattggtaatcccgtcgggtccggcggactttcccattcctccttggacacttatttcgatgtcagccggtttctcgttcgtgcgagcatttagagacggaactgcagtgcggtccgtcctctgtgaaacagctttggaaacaggtgtttaggtatttcacagctttacgcgtgtcatcctctgtttcaatgccatcaccatgccggagtgtctggatatgctgtttcgagccacttactgattcaacgcaagaccggaacgtcctagcattttctgtcaacgtcggtacatagggtttgttctactttcgaattcactgaacgcttcacgcatagccctccttacgctcacactttggacatcgtttagcttctgtttgtctcggaggttttggctgcgtttaaactttgggtgaagctctctttgctttcgcaacagtttcctaacgttgttgttgtagtataccacggtgggttttttttcccatccctcacagttcgacactcggcacgtacctgtctaaaaacgcatttttaccattgccttgcactttctccatgaacactcaacattgtcagtgtcggaacaggcatttgccttttcatctgtcgggtcgtctgcaaatctgccttctattactcttgctagccaaaacagatagatacaccgtcctccctgcaacggccttatgatcactgcgtccctgttctgcacatacagagtcgaaacacgttcgggtctgtttgtcatccgtaggtccacgatgttatctccacgagtcggttctctgttcattttgctcgaggtgattttcggacagtgcactcagtataatgtcactcgatgctctctgtccccctaccacccgtcctgaacatcatctgagtgtcccagtctatatcgggtaaattgaaatctccacctaagaccctaacatgctgaggaaaatgtatgtgaaatgtgtttccaaaatccgtctctccgttgttctgccactaatgctgctgcgtcgggaggtcggtcaaaggagccaattattattaaacctagctcggttgttgggtgtaacctccacccacaatatttcacaggaaccatccacctctacttcactacaggatcaaaactactactcaaacagcgacgaacacaccaccaccggttgcatgcaatcgagcctttctaaaacaccgtctgtacctttgtgacaatttcggcagaatttatccctggcgtcagccagctttctgtaccttatcacgattgcagagcttcggtgctttctctgtcagcgcttgcggttccggtactgtaccaacgcagcttcgacagttgacaattaacaaacgataccgattgctgcttggtccccgcacccgttgaggctgctgttgccccctttctgtacttgcccaaggccatctaacctaacaaaaccgcccagcccacgccacacaacccctgctacccgtgtagccgcttgttgcgtgtagtgctctccacctaagactataacatgccttcgacattcgcagtgtacaacaccttaggttagggttggcgtcgcttgggttaggttaggttacgttaggtggacgtgggttaggttaagggttaaagttaggttaggcgtcaaagttaggttaagcgttcggacgtgaggcgtcaggtggccgcacctaccttacggccggacatcttaggttaggctaagggcgccgaggtcacgttacgttcaccttcgggcgccacacgtagctgtcacaggtaggtagtagttcggtcggtcggtcgtcggcaagccgcaaaaaactacagacgacgtcgacaacaagaccgagcaggaggcagatatataccgagcgccaaagagaccgaccacacacacacacacacacacacacacaaaacaacaaacaccacccaccggccaaaggggcaccaaaaaaacccacaaagccgagcaccacacgtcgcgaccagaggcaacccgcaaccgcaacggcgctttccgcaccgggccggatgcacgtacgacaacaccgctacccgtacacaaggcctcccattgcacacagccgctctgtgttcaacatcatcaatggcgcgcccgcggctcgtcgcggtcgcagccatgacgccgccgccacttttgcaccaacacattcacgcaccgcaaaacagctcgccgacccaccgacacagcacagccgacaaacaaaaacaaccgcggcggcggcaacaaaacaaaacaaacacctcgcaccaagcgtccgacagaaaacaaacggacaggcacacaggcctctgctaacgaccacgacacagcggcacgctgcccctttcccgccactctcgattcacagcgcacgcgaccccgtcgtcgacgacgacacgcgacgggctcgcttcccgcaacctacacctttccgccactacgcacggctccacccgacgcccgtcgcaacggcactactgcacgcactatcacccccgccgccgccgccgccgccgccgcctcctcctctctcccccttcccgtacacaacaacacagccaaaaacacactcacgacccaaacataacaacatggcacgtgcatcggcgcacacccccaaccagtcaccgtcgacacaaccacacgcaaggcacggaaaaaccggcgtccttccacgttgccatcaaagcagcacaaacaaccacacaggaggaaccaccaacaactgccggccggccggcaaccaccaaacgcacattcccgctcgccaccacacacctctcggcagccgtttcgcaaagacatgacatgacatgacgcgacatcatcgcatcacgggcgacgcacgcacaccgacccactttcccgcccgtctctctctctctttttcttccgacgccttcggccgagcacacacgtacgtggcacaacgcccaacacagtcacacacagtcgacaggcgcacgcccaggcacgcaacgacgcagcgcagcaaaggcgcccgcgacacatacctcctctcccgtctcgccgccgaccgccagccagccactcgcaatgagccagccactcgcaatgtgcactggccaaccggacacacgtccaccgcgccgcctccgaccacccgccagggggcgctcacgtccgcgacaacagcgcggcccgccgccgggcgggcccagcccggcccaggcggcgcgcgctgctctgcactcggcgcgccgcgccacacatcctgctgcagaccgggctcgtctctctgtacgcgtctgcgtctgcccgcatctcatcttcctgcgcatcaacacaaacgaggccacgtgagcaaacccccgtcacaacgccacatcacgcactgccttgtcgaccgcctaaataaatgcactcacccaccagccatccgcttcgtcctcttcttgcttactcgttgttcgtcgttgttgctgctgcaccagcaccagcaccagcaccggcggcggcggcggcggcggcggcggcggcggcggcggcggcggcggcggcggcggagcggcagcggcagcgcacacagcccccagccggccgcatccgagggggccccgccgccagcgtcgcctccttgggcacaggtgcggtgctgtggccgcccatccaaccgcatttgctggccgtcccagccgccaggcaggcgttcccactgccgcgcaccgcctctgctgcagaagacgaacaaacgaaacgtacaaacatacacgcacccgaagcgtggccacacacggacgggaccgacaggctccaaggcgaccaaacgatggaaaaacaaacacaaaaacaaaagacacgcgagcgagcgagcaagcacgcagtcgcctcgcctctgtcctcccgcccccgcccttctccccaccacatgcccacaaacaccaccgcctgcccgcatctccacattcgccccctccatttgttcccttgcgttcgttccttccttccttccatgtgtctgcgtgcgcggcgcctctccaacatccgccgtccgtccgtcccgttttcgccgtaccacacgccaccgtcggcgccgcctcgcctcctcccagtccaccaccgccgccgcccctgtccgccccgcacaccaccatacaccgctgcttgtcccggccgttgccaccaaaggcgccagccgcaaaccgcgccaaacgccgcagcgcgcgtgcgtccttccttcttgcttgcttctccgtgccgacgctgcctctattcccgcacccattcggccgacaagcactggcgtcgacgacacagccgttgggctccggcactgcgcgtaccggagttacacgcgcaccccccctcgcgaacgcacgactcattctctttgttgtttctcctctttcttacgtcttcgtttcttgtttgtttgtttgtttgtttttttttttttcctcccaccgccgcatgtgacacaatggcctccctccccctttcgttcgttgtcgccgctttgtttctctttctcattggtgcacgtccgacgcgctccatttccaccacaccacggccatcggcctcctcaacgggcaggcgcagtgtgccattctccggcgcacaagcacaccgcgcggctcgctctcctcgcccccacgccacgccacgccacgcagcacaaatgatgctgtctcgcaacacgacacacggtgcgcacacccccgaccacgcggctcttaaaaggcatggcaccggcgacatgcgccgccccggcccgcatccgtcgtctcacgttcactgccggccgcgtctgaggctacaaccgcaccacaacaacggtcccctcccggcaacacatttgttgcacaaacacaaccgccgagcgcagcgcgagccacccacacgcgccctccccgtctttaaaagcctccgcgtctcctttctcctttcgcgcccctcccatctcccgaatatgccagcagcggtgccactaccgcgaaacggacacgccttccgggccacatgcaagggcacgcccaccaccaactactgccatattcgcggacgcagttaggcaacacgcaacgcactctccacctactttctctctctcgtccattctctttaaaacacacgaaccaaccaaccacggctaacacactttttcgcgacacctttgactgcgttatcttgaccgtgacggcagctatcgaccttccaattccccactaaacacacacacacccctacatacacacccttcgctacaccggacaacaacagcgtacacaacaggagggcacacgaaacggcaggcaagggcaacgcattctcatagattcctcctccgagccatgtcggcgaacgtttcatccgggaaggcaatgcaattcagccgtcaccacggccgacacctgcagccgcgccgtaaacgcctttcagtgcggctgcaatgcacgggaacgttccgttgctatagacagcgcctctccgtttttccctgcttcgttttccggtgattgcttctccattttgtttgttttattactttccgttcccctcctccaccattgtttccgtccccaacagttttgctcattccacacgttctgcccagacacgacactcgaccgatcaaaggtcagcctttcgtcaccgttcgcggcgccgacggtgccacagtgcgactggtgtgaacaccgacacgttgccatgacgccggtgta
The DNA window shown above is from Schistocerca nitens isolate TAMUIC-IGC-003100 unplaced genomic scaffold, iqSchNite1.1 HiC_scaffold_515, whole genome shotgun sequence and carries:
- the LOC126232438 gene encoding uncharacterized protein LOC126232438, which encodes MHVRQHRYPYTRPPIAHSRSVFNIINGAPAARRGRSHDAAATFAPTHSRTAKQLADPPTQHSRQTKTTAAAATKQNKHLAPSVRQKTNGQAHRPLLTTTTQRHAAPFPPLSIHSARDPVVDDDTRRARFPQPTPFRHYARLHPTPVATALLHALSPPPPPPPPPPPPLSPFPYTTTQPKTHSRPKHNNMARASAHTPNQSPSTQPHARHGKTGVLPRCHQSSTNNHTGGTTNNCRPAGNHQTHIPARHHTPLGSRFAKT